The genomic stretch CATGTCAGCAATTTTGAATTGAATTGCCTGATGATTTTTAATTTCGGTACCGAAGGCTTTTCTCTGTTTCGAATATTTGATTGATGCTTCGAGCGATGCCTCGGCTATACCGAGAGCCTGAGCTGCGATACCAATTCTTCCGCCATTGAGGGTTTTCATTGCAAAATTGAAACCTTTCCCCTCTTCCCAGACGATGTTTTCGTGAGGGACACGGCAGTTGGTAAATGTTAGGGAACAGGTATCTGAAGAGCGAATTCCAAGTTTGTCCTCTTTTTTCGCCTGTTCAAATCCGGGAGTTCCTTTTTCGACGAGGAAAGTCGTGATTCCTTTATGCCGCAATTCCCTGTTGGTTTGAGCCATCACGAGGTAGTAATCGGCAGTTTTTCCGTTGGTGATCCAGTTTTTAATACCGTTAATCACCCAGTGATCGCCGTCTCTCACCGCCTCGGTATGCTGATTAGTTGCGTCACTTCCCGCTTCGGGTTCAGAGAGTGCGAAGGCTCCGAGCTTTTCTCCCGTTGCGAGCGGTTTCAGGTATTTCTCCTTTATAAAATCGGAACCGTATTGCTCCAATCCCCAGCATACCAGAGAATTGTTCACTGACATAACTACACCGACACTCGCATCCACCTTCGACACTTCAGCCATTGCAAGAA from Bacteroidota bacterium encodes the following:
- a CDS encoding acyl-CoA dehydrogenase, giving the protein MNFELTEEQLMIQQTAREFAQEKIAPSAVERDINAEFPHDIIKELGELGFMGMMVSPEYGGAGLDTVSYVLAMAEVSKVDASVGVVMSVNNSLVCWGLEQYGSDFIKEKYLKPLATGEKLGAFALSEPEAGSDATNQHTEAVRDGDHWVINGIKNWITNGKTADYYLVMAQTNRELRHKGITTFLVEKGTPGFEQAKKEDKLGIRSSDTCSLTFTNCRVPHENIVWEEGKGFNFAMKTLNGGRIGIAAQALGIAEASLEASIKYSKQRKAFGTEIKNHQAIQFKIADMAVQVEAAKLLILEAAALKDAGKDYTKQAAMAKLYASKAAVDCSLEAIQIHGGYGYVREYLVERYLRDAKITEIYEGTSEIQRVVIARELLK